AGGCTTAAAATCCGCTGAGGGGTGGTCGGGCTCCACTCGCCCCGCGGGCACGGCCAGCAGCGCCCCGTCCGAACTGAACTGCAGCCGCCGGTAGAACGTCTGCAGCGTGTCGTCGTGGTACAGCCGCACTGCTACGCCGCTCAGACTGTGCCCGGCTGGGAACGGCAGCACGGCCTTGCTGCTGCGAGATATCACCTTCTTGGTGTTCACATCGAATGTTCTCATTACCCTGGGAAATAGAGACTTTCTATATTGCCTATTTGGGCTATCTAGTAGaccattgtttttttttaatatattgttactGTGAGAAATTCTGCAGACAGAGTACAGGGCATAGCTagtattgtattaattttcaatgttaaAATGCAGGGAAACCAAACAGAAAaacattactaatattataaatagccATGGGAGTCACATGTCTATTACACTGTCAAGGCTGAACTGCTGAGCCCTGCTGTGAATTTGGAGATATAAGTTATTCATGTGTGCCAATGGGCTGACAACTAGAGATTGAATAGGAAAgagaagaaactgggaaaattAAGAGAATTATTCTGTAATCATACATGAAAGCATAAAATCACATCAAATTTGGTTGAGATATGTTACCTGTCAGAACTAGTGGTAGCAATGAATTGTCCCTGTGGATCCCACGCCACTCCCTGAACAAAACCCTTGTGGTCACTCAGCATGGAGGTGTAGCGGCCGCGATCCACATCCCAGATGAGCAGCTTGTTGTCCACGGACCCGGACGCCAGATGCTTTGAGTCAAGACTCCAACTGATGTCCAGGACATCTTCCATATGTCCACGGAGTGTCTATGAGATTGTTTTTTAATGGTTGTATAAATACtactactatataatatatagtaaataaacatatgaaAAGAAATTACAAAGAAAGATGATACAATAAAAACTGATCCATTTATATCAAATTACTTACATCAGCTTCAGAAGCTGTCTatcattcaataaataaattactgaaaagtttaaatacaAACTCCAAGACACACATGCATcaacttaatattaattaggtaatTATTGATGTGTctgttatgttataaataaaataaagaacatgTAAATATGACAGAAAGAGAGATAAAATGGAAGTGGAAAACACAGTAACCTTATAAACGACCCATGCTTCTTTGTACTGTTCCTCCCCCTGTTCCAAGCTCTGCACTACCACTGGCTCCTTATCAGTCTTCTGTTTCCAGATGAAAATGATGGACTCATCATCACCAGATGCCAATAACTGGCCATTTGGGGACCACCGCACAACATTGACAGCTTTCTGGTGCCTTGTTAGGTCTGCAGCCACCTCGAGATTCACTGAGCCCGTTTCTGTAGTGGTTATATACCATATCTAAAACAGGAAGCATTTTTTATAAGATAGACCCGTTATACTATTTCAAAATCAGGTAGATACTGTATATTTAGACACAAACTACTCACACAACTTAATGCATAAAACGTgctttaaaaaagtatatttaccaaaacatGAGAATCAGTGCCACCAGTAGCGAGTCTTAAATGCTCGTCAGATTCACATTTGGGCTGAAAATCTACACTTAAAACTGGATCCCTATTATGCCATGAGATTTCTGGAATGGCAAACTTCATATTTCAAGTATAAAACACTCCAAtatctcaaaaatattataattaaaatttctctctagtattatttttgtacctaGTGATGCTACTCTACGATTTCTATTTTGTCATAGTTGTCAGTTTTGGCGCCAAAACTCACAAAATTGCCAGTGTAGAAAATCGAAGTGAAGTAGAGCACTAATAGCAGTCACAGTCCTTAGCAGCAGTCAGTGAATCCTACTTTCTGGCCTGCCTACCTGCAGCAGAGACGTACGACGTTCCGATTTGGTATTTAGTGGATATGAACGAGACGCCGCCGCGTCGCTGACCTACAGAGGgaggatattaaaatttgtacgTTGTATcttagatttagaaagggcctCGCGGCAGAGGGTGTTCTATAAGTTGCAAAACAGCACCGCTCGCCTCAAAAAAAATCCTTCTCTTTTGATTACATAAAAACTGTCTATCTCATAGATTTCGATAGAAGGACCTCGCGGTCTATCTATCCACAGATATATAGGAACATATTAATGTTCTTCTATCTGTAAGTCTATTTAGCGATGTGACCCTCTCGATATTTTCGAGTATGCACAGAATTAGTCATTAAATATTCTCGGAAAATCCCGAGAATTTTCTATAGATCATTCCCCAACGCGAACAGGGGCTTCATCATATTGTACCATCCTGCTTGCATAggcaattttttaaagttgcGAAAGGTAACCctgttaaaaagaaaaaacagattgttatgtcactgtcaaattatagaattgtttttctttcagaTTGACATTTTGTAATCGTGCACAGCGAAAATCAAAAtggtttgttttattatttaaatcccGTGAAATCTTCATAATTTCATTACATGAAGCagtcaaataatattgaaagtttatccaaagtttatatgaaacGCGACCGATACGTATTTTGGTGCTAAATCGTTTGGTGTTTTACAGGTTAACGTACCAAAACAGCGCAGGACTTACTGCAAAAAATGCAAGTGCCACAAGACCCACAAAGTGTCTCAATACAAAAAGTCCAAGGAAAGGCATGCCGCCCAGGGTAGGAGACGTTACGACCGTAAACAGCAGGGTTATGGTGGTCAATCAAAACCCATCTTCAAAAAGAAGGTAATAAGCACTATTTTTCGTTATAATTAGGTAACCTCATTTACCTTATGAATCCCACGAAAATTATTGGATTCGACTGTCTTAACTAAGGCTGAAACAATGACAGTTGCTTTTTGAGaggttataatttaaaagttctAAAAGAAGTTATCTAAACTGctactaattaattatttttctatttctaacattttagaattttttttttctatttcttatgATACATGATATTCcatttttatctaaacaaaGTGGAACTGAATTTTGCAGTCCACGAGTGCTGATTTTTGTAAACCATATTTCTGTAAGCCTTTGCCATCTGACGAACAAAGATGTCCCTACATTTCTGTTTTTAAAGATCATAAGTTAaccattatttcatttttttatttattgttttaggcAAAAACCACAAAGAAAATTGTGCTTCGTCTCGAGTGTGCTGACTGCAAAGTGAGGTCCCAGGTTGCCCTGAAGCGCTGCAAACACTTTGAGTTGGGAGGAGATAAGAAGAGAAAGGGACAGATGATCCAGTTCTAGGCTGGTTAATAAATAAGTCAAACTattaactgttttattttatttatttacaatttcaacGCGTAGATCTGTACCATTCACATGGCTCCCTGAGTCTTTAGTATTAGTAAGACAAATTTTCAAAGTTGAAACCCCAAAATTATGatttcccaaaaaaaaaatatttgttttgctcATTTgcttttgcaaataaattgatcAATTCTCAAGTTGAATTTGTGAAATGTATCTGTCCCTCTTCTGATCCTCATTCTTCAGTTTTGAGGCGGTGCCCATTGTTAAAATAACTTGTTCCTTACATCTCGATAAGACCTCACCCCTCTACACCTTCGTGAAAATATAGACTATGTTTGCATCTCTTCTAATGCACAAAGCTTTATAAGAaccaaaaatatgtatggTTAACTGTTCTTATGTTCATATAAATTCTATAGGCAAAGTCTTCCTAGGTCTTGCTCAAGTCTGATCATCCCTAACATGACACCCACACTTATTTATTGAGAATCTTCTCCAAAAGATCAGTGTTCAAGCCCTCAATTCCAGCTTTTAGTTTCACAGCTTGCAAGGGCACTCCGACTTGCaccatttttatgaatttctcATACTCTGGTGGTATTGTAACAGTCGCAGGCACATCTTTAGATTTTTCTTCATCTGTGTTATCAACTGAAGTCTTGTTGGATTGTGTATTTGCAACTTCTGTATTTGCTGTGTCGTCTGTGGGTTGTTCTTGAGCTTTAGCTTGTGTTGTGTTTATCTCTGGTATTGAGGATAactataaaatgtaacaacaatattaattcataTCTTGGGAAcatcatcaataaatttaagaacaaagttcttgtTGATGAAGTATTTTCCATTATAGGTACTACATTTCCTGCAATAGATTATAGTTCCctatacaaaactaaatagtTTGCTATTTGGTGGGTTAGGTAGGCTAGGTTGGTAgattaaagaaaaacttaCACGCGCTTCCAACAAAACCATGGATGCTTCAACTTTTTCtaactttttttcaaaattcatcagCTTATGGTCACATCGTTTCATAAAGTTGTTCAAGAACTGTACAGTTGTTGTAACAAAATGGTTAACAAAAGCTAGAGTACGCTTTTGCTGTAAGGCAGCGacctgtaaataatataacatgttaTATCAGAAATTACTTGACATGTAATgcagtttttaagtttagtttaaaaattactattgaAGTACACACCTTTGTCAAATCTACCTTCGAGAATTCATCGTTTGCAATGTTATCATGCATATTGTTTTGATAGTATTTAATACTACATTCACtagttattatttcaaaacaaacgAATACAAGCAAATATAGATTAggtgatttataattttcttttaattttgacattttactttaaaaaaaacgcaacTGACAGCtattttaaagaaacattCTCTACTAATCTGTCTGATAAAATATCgcaggtaggtacctaccgcAATACCGCCTGGGTCTGGCTGGATTTTTCTAGTCTATTCTTGTTTTTGACTGTCATTGCCATTGGCACTATACAAATTTAGCATCGGGAAAATAACGTAAGGAAACAAATTGCAACACAAAACAAGAAGGGAAgaaagaaattgtttttcataaacaCAGTTACTTACAAGACGTAGAAAGcagattattaattttaaatatggcaGGAGAAGTTGTCGTGGATGCATTACCATATATCGATCAGGGTTACGATGACCCAGGAGTACGAGAAGCGGTAAGAATATAAACCTAACTTAACTGTAAGTAACAATTTTTCGGGGctattctaataatatttataaataggcGCTGGCTATGGTGGAGGAAGAATGTCGACGGTATCGACCCACGAAGAATTATTTGGAAAACACAGGGCCGGAACCAAGCACTGCCTTTGAGACTCCATCCTTGCAACGTGAAATGGAAAGGGTGCAGCAGCGCCTGCCTATGGAGCCTCTGTCTATGAAACGGTACGAATCATTACTCTGGTGATATTTATTctgtaaattttacaatatagaatttattatatgattatatataaGGTTTTTGTTACCCTGCTAGCAGATAAATAGatgttatgtaaaatgtttgtttaataaataaaataaatattggccAGTTACTTCAATAtgatcatatatttttgccatGTGCCTTTTTCTCCAGCTACGAGTTACCTCCTCCCCCGGCTGGTCGTCTAGGGGAACCAGGCGCTTGGGCAGAAGCCGTAGACAACTCCCACGCTCAACTTTCACACCAAGCCACCAGAGTGCTTAATTTAGAACTGCAACTAGCTTATGGAACTGAAGCGTGGAAGTCTTATTTGAATACACTACAGGCTTTGGTGATGCGGTCACAGAATATACATTCACAGCTCAGGTGAGTTTGTAGACAATTCTTCAATACATaatcattacattacatagtataaaacaaactccCGCTGCCTGTCTATCCCtccctattttttatttattttattttataatacactaGCAGCTCATTAAGCTGATGCATATGTGTCTTGAAGTTTGGAGATTTTATCCAATCTGTTCTTAAAACTGTTGACTGAAGGTGCAGTGACAACATTCACATTGAGTTTGTTCCTCGATCGAATCGGTCTCGAACCAGTACTTTCCCTATGTATGCTATAAAACTATATGTCATACATTTTCattcagatttttaaaataaatagtattgaTTCCTGGGGAcggtttatgtgtataatttattatgggtTAACCCAAGGGAAGCAGGGCGGGGCCACTAGTCCTGATAACTTGGTAGATAAAATAGTGATGTATTAACCTTTTGAGCTTGGACCACATTATATTGTACTGGAGGTGGCTTATGATGCCTTCCAGGACTTAAGACGCCAACTAGGTCATAGATTTTGATtctcattataaaatatatttggtacACTTTTTGACTCTAAAAACTcactttattgttattacttaAGGAAAAAAGTATCTAATTAGACTTGATGGAAATACCCCTCCAATCATCTTatgttcccggttgcgttcggggttgtgtgGCCACAAAGCCTGCAGTCAGCCTTAAAAAGATCCTTAGTTTCAgcagtgattttacaaccggctgcttgtctgacgtcaacccttcttgggaatgctattattgcctataagttgcctaggctgtgtgtcccttagtcgcctcgtccgacatccacgggagaatatagtgtggtcctattctaaggcggaaccacacaacGCTTGATGGAACTAccattataagtatatacttatttgcACAGAAAGCAAATAGCAGCTGTGAACTGGGAGCGTAAACGATCACAGACCGCCAGCGGCGCTCGTCTGAGGGCGCTCAGGCGGCGCTGGGCGCACCTCGTGTCCGACAACTACAGGATCGAGAGGGCCATCATGCAGCTGGAGACTCAGCTGCAGAAGGTAAATTATCTAGGCCAAACGTATATGTCCCCAGccattattgatttaaatttattgctcTTAAAAAGTTCACATTTGGGACACTTGTGGAAGATGATGGTATGAAGATAGGATGCAAGATACAAAGAGGAATTCGAGAGTTgtaaataagaattatatCTACACTAGCTTTTTTTGCATTGGTGTTAAAATCTTGTATTGTATGCATAGAGAGATGCTGTATTTGCCCACAGCTACTAAGGTTGTAGACTCTTGGAGTTTAAGTGGATAAATTATAGGacttttgtgtatttttcagGCTCAAGGCCAAACACCAGTAGAAGACGGTGAGCAAATAGAGATGGACCACATGGAAGCTGTCAAGTTGCTGCCAGACAAACTCAACTCTGAGACAGAGAAGGAGGTGCAGAAGAAGATAGAAGACATGTTCGCTGATTAGATTAGTAGGATAatgatttagttttaacaatacaattgataatagaaatataaaaattaaaatgtgtacgtattttagttttttttttatcattaagttTCATACCTCTTCGTATTATGTGTGATGGaagcttttaaaatatctgtGAGAGGTAGAATGTAGTATAGGAATAATGCGTCAAGTCGTACatataagatttatttctttttcgtcttgggaaatatttattataaactaatctTTGAGTGTAATATATGCATTATTTCGACTTAAGACAaggtaatttttcaaaatatctacaaacaaggcattatttattaccactgttttattattttaattctgttTCTTCAACTAACAAGCAGGTGATCAGTTATTTAATCTGCTCTGAGAAATCGTAAGCAGAAAAATCGGTGAGAATGAGAAACTTTACTAACATATTTAGAATTAGATAATCGTTGAACGCAACGTTGATTTTTCGTTCGATTGTCATTTATCGTcctgtcaatttttatttgaaaatggcGGACGATGCATCAAGCAGTAGCGGCTGTGCCGGCAATTTAGTTgataattcaataaatcaaGATGAACTGATAATGAAACAACAACGGGAGATAGAAAAAGAGGTACgttattgtttttcataagTCAAATAGCACACcgacattttttgtttgtgtaaatTCTTTTGTTGATCTTGACGTGatgtttgtatttgttttgtagaTTTCAGAGTCGATACCGCTTGTGGGTGATCTCGAACCACTTTCGTCATTAGAAAAAGAATACAATGAGGATCCTGTGTACCTTCTAAAAGTAAAAGACCTCTCGTCCaaatataaacacattagGCGAACTCGACCTGATGGGAACTGTTTCTTCAGGGCATTTTCATATGCATATTTAGAACATCTATTGACTGATAAGGCAGAGTATgaaaaattctatgaaatagCTAAGAATTCTAAGGAAATCCTTGTCGCCTTGGGATTCTCTCAATTCACAGTGGAGGACTTCTATGAAActgtaagtaattttgtttgtcagCAAAATATCGTGTTTACTATAAATGACTGTAGTGTCAGTGAATTATTGACTTTCTCCAtgcaaattttgaaattgtaaagATTGTTATAGTAATGTTTTAAACTTTAGATTTAATTACTAGGTACTATGGAAACTTAACctcaaaattaatacttaaaaattacaGTTTATGGAAGTAGTCCAACGAGTAGGCGAGCAGGCGGGTGGCAGCCCTCCCGACACGGAGGAGATCCGCCTGGAGCTCCACGACAAGTTCAACAAACAAGGATACTCTGACTACATTGTAGTGTACTTGAGACTCGTGACATCCGGCCAGCTTCAGACGCAGCATGACTTCTATCAGAACTTCATTGAAGGTCCCCGAACTGTTACAGAGTTTTGTAGACAGGTTAGaatagtattgtttttttgttttttgattttaactttaaacaaTGCTGACTGATATATACAAGCTGGAAAAGGATAAATTCGGGAGAACACGCGTGTTCACTCACCTGACATAAAACCACCTCATATCTGCAACTATCTTTACTTCCGGCCATTTAGAAAAGgaatctattaatataagaaaagtTTTCCCTTGAAAAGGTCCGACAGAATCTATATGCAATCTAGACCAAGGTTTGTTTGGTCATATCCAGTGATGTGTAACTTTCGTTGgcatacttttattttctgtacatATGTGGCATTATCTAATCATAGCTTCGATTTGTTTATCAATAGCTGGCCACCAGAAGTAACTTCTAGCCATTGTTTTCGTGATAACAATTCCATCATGTGTAGTATGTAATTCTTCTAATACTTTAGCCCACATCTTTTCTGGTAACACCACTCTATTACCCCACAAAATGCAATTCCTAAATGTTGAAAACTCTTCTCTTTTTTGCCAATATACTTTAAACTCGTTTTCAGTTTTGTTAGGCCATCCATTCTTAatccaatataaaattttacacaactTTGTATCTTTCAATGTTAGTCTAGCTACTTCTTCAGCTGAAAACTCTAATTCTAGTGGTGTTTCTTCTATAAGTAGTACTCCTGAAAATTCTTCTACCTTTTCCATATTTGGTGAAGGCAATCTACTTAAAGCATTGGCATTCCCTAAGTTTGTTCCTTTTACATATTCTAATGTTTAATCATAAGAACTTAATAAAAGAGCCCATCGTAACATTCTGggtgaaataatatttggtaTTCGGCGTTTTGGATCAAATAATCCCATCCTCGTCGCCACTGATATATACAAGCTGGAAAAGGATAAATTCGGTAGAACACATGTGTTCACTCACCTGATATTACCTGATATTCTCAAGTACCCTCAAATACAGTATATGACACTGACAAAATATTCTTGTCTGCACTGGGGTATAGGTGCCAAAAAGAttggtttttataatattttgatatgcaAATGGAAAGTCtcaaggaaaaaaaaaatatttcaaactttatttaagagttcttatgtaattattttttcattttaatttgggcctctaattttataaagtaactaaataattaatacttattatacacataatCCACCTATTTAATATGTGTCTTGCTTAAATGACGCGCTGGAAGCATGTCATAAACTTTTTGTAGTAAGACGAAGAGGTTAAAGTTGTGGAACATATCCTGAAGCCAGTGTGTAATTTTCAGGAAGTGGAGCCGATGTACAAGGAGTCTGACCATATTCACATCATTGCACTGAGCAACGCACTGAACGTCGGTGTGCGCGTTAAGTACATGGACCGCGGCGAGGGCAGCCAAGTAAGTACATTATCTTGACCTTAGACGctagaatttttaattctttccTGTTTTCCTTTACCTTTCACCAATTTAGTTATTTGGAGGGATTGTTGtaaaagagaaaaatgtaAGCAAGTAAAgaagttaaattaattcatcatTAATATTCCTAACAGTTGAAATGGAATTCGAGAGCTAGTCATTGTCACAGATGAAAAGCCAGTTATAGTCATGGATCAAAAGGTAGTCTAGTCCACTTCTTTTCCGTAGTTCCTTAAATTGATGGGACAATGGAGAAAAAAATTCCATAGTCCTTTTATAATTCCTTTCTCTCTTCTGTGACTGTTCTTTTTCTTCTATCAATGATAATATGGAA
This genomic stretch from Plodia interpunctella isolate USDA-ARS_2022_Savannah chromosome 16, ilPloInte3.2, whole genome shotgun sequence harbors:
- the BCAS2 gene encoding pre-mRNA-splicing factor SPF27, whose protein sequence is MAGEVVVDALPYIDQGYDDPGVREAALAMVEEECRRYRPTKNYLENTGPEPSTAFETPSLQREMERVQQRLPMEPLSMKRYELPPPPAGRLGEPGAWAEAVDNSHAQLSHQATRVLNLELQLAYGTEAWKSYLNTLQALVMRSQNIHSQLRKQIAAVNWERKRSQTASGARLRALRRRWAHLVSDNYRIERAIMQLETQLQKAQGQTPVEDGEQIEMDHMEAVKLLPDKLNSETEKEVQKKIEDMFAD
- the RpL36A gene encoding large ribosomal subunit protein eL42; translated protein: MVNVPKQRRTYCKKCKCHKTHKVSQYKKSKERHAAQGRRRYDRKQQGYGGQSKPIFKKKAKTTKKIVLRLECADCKVRSQVALKRCKHFELGGDKKRKGQMIQF
- the LOC128676602 gene encoding ubiquitin thioesterase otubain-like; translation: MADDASSSSGCAGNLVDNSINQDELIMKQQREIEKEISESIPLVGDLEPLSSLEKEYNEDPVYLLKVKDLSSKYKHIRRTRPDGNCFFRAFSYAYLEHLLTDKAEYEKFYEIAKNSKEILVALGFSQFTVEDFYETFMEVVQRVGEQAGGSPPDTEEIRLELHDKFNKQGYSDYIVVYLRLVTSGQLQTQHDFYQNFIEGPRTVTEFCRQEVEPMYKESDHIHIIALSNALNVGVRVKYMDRGEGSQVIAHDFPEGAAPLVHLLYRPGHYDILY
- the CCDC53 gene encoding WASH complex subunit 3, whose protein sequence is MSKLKENYKSPNLYLLVFVCFEIITSECSIKYYQNNMHDNIANDEFSKVDLTKVAALQQKRTLAFVNHFVTTTVQFLNNFMKRCDHKLMNFEKKLEKVEASMVLLEARLSSIPEINTTQAKAQEQPTDDTANTEVANTQSNKTSVDNTDEEKSKDVPATVTIPPEYEKFIKMVQVGVPLQAVKLKAGIEGLNTDLLEKILNK